In one window of Rhizobium sp. ACO-34A DNA:
- a CDS encoding ferrochelatase, producing the protein MTADLSPRPADHPSAPSGKVGVLLVNLGTPDGTDYTSMRRYLREFLTDKRVIEWSPWKWYPILFGIVLNTRPQKVGKAYEAIWNKDRDESYLRTYTRSQAELMSAALKDLPDVVVDWGMRYGQPSIASKIDALKAAGCDKILLFPLYPQYAASTTATVNDKAFEHLMKMRWQPALRTVPPYHDDPAYIDALAVSVEKKLATLDWEPELLITSFHGIPQSYFRQGDPYYCHCMKTGRLLRERLGRSEKDFMITFQSRFGPEEWLQPYTDKTMEKLGKEGVKRIAIMNPGFVSDCLETLEEIAGEAGEIFHHNGGEKFVHIPCLNDSPEGMNVLEKVVRRELQGWV; encoded by the coding sequence ATGACCGCAGACCTTTCGCCCCGTCCCGCCGATCATCCCTCCGCCCCTTCCGGCAAGGTGGGCGTGCTTCTCGTCAATCTCGGCACGCCCGATGGCACCGACTACACCTCGATGCGCCGCTATCTCAGGGAGTTCCTGACCGACAAGCGCGTCATCGAGTGGTCGCCGTGGAAATGGTACCCGATCCTGTTCGGCATCGTGCTCAATACTCGCCCGCAGAAGGTCGGCAAGGCCTATGAAGCGATCTGGAACAAGGACAGGGACGAAAGTTATCTGAGGACCTACACCCGCAGCCAGGCGGAACTGATGTCGGCGGCACTGAAAGACCTGCCCGATGTCGTCGTCGACTGGGGAATGCGCTATGGCCAGCCGTCGATCGCCTCGAAGATCGATGCGCTGAAGGCTGCCGGCTGCGACAAGATCCTGCTTTTCCCGCTCTATCCGCAATATGCGGCATCGACGACGGCCACCGTCAACGACAAGGCCTTCGAACACCTGATGAAGATGCGCTGGCAGCCGGCCCTGCGCACTGTGCCGCCCTATCATGACGACCCCGCCTATATCGACGCACTCGCCGTATCGGTCGAGAAAAAGCTCGCCACGCTCGACTGGGAGCCGGAACTGCTGATCACCTCGTTCCACGGCATTCCGCAATCCTATTTCCGCCAGGGCGATCCCTATTACTGCCACTGCATGAAGACCGGCCGGCTGCTGCGCGAAAGGCTCGGGCGTTCGGAGAAGGATTTCATGATCACCTTCCAGTCCCGTTTCGGGCCGGAGGAATGGCTTCAGCCCTATACCGACAAGACCATGGAAAAGCTCGGCAAGGAGGGCGTGAAACGCATCGCCATCATGAACCCGGGCTTCGTGTCCGACTGCCTCGAGACGCTTGAGGAAATCGCCGGCGAAGCAGGCGAGATCTTCCACCACAATGGCGGTGAGAAGTTCGTGCACATCCCCTGCCTGAACGACAGCCCGGAAGGCATGAACGTGCTGGAAAAGGTCGTCCGCCGCGAATTGCAGGGCTGGGTCTGA
- a CDS encoding globin-coupled sensor protein codes for MNKTVSPMPGHAHEAVSTDIEALEGRLEFMRMTRDNREAIRSMKSLIKRELPVGLDKFYAQVRSTPQTARFFSSEAHIARAKGAQTGHWENISNGDFNGDYARKVHAIGSIHARIGLEPRWYIGGYALLIEHLIHAAVHEHFPRRGLFSKKTMTADGFANALGSLAKAVLLDMDLAISVYIEEAEKAKQQAQADAIAAERKLVSESFGRAVAELASKNLAAEMEDDLPEAYHALRDDLNHAAAVLREALSTVAVNTASIDDAAAEIRSGAEDLSKRTEQQAASLEETAAALEEITSTVASSVRNAEEAGELVKRTKSTAEQSEAVVRLAVAAMGEIERSSREIGNIIGVIDEIAFQTNLLALNAGVEAARAGEAGRGFAVVAQEVRELAQRSATAAREIKVLITRSGEQVTSGVALVSETGRALGTILEEVQQVDRNVLAIVESSREQSTGLQEINSAVTLMDQNTQRNAAMVEGSTMASRNLAAQVAHLNALLSQFNLCPADAADSRSAVVPAASRLPVLGATGQVRDGAGARPRFAKAS; via the coding sequence ATGAACAAGACCGTATCGCCAATGCCCGGGCATGCCCATGAGGCCGTCTCCACCGACATCGAGGCGCTTGAGGGTCGGCTCGAATTCATGCGCATGACACGGGACAACCGCGAGGCGATCCGTTCCATGAAGAGCTTGATCAAGCGCGAGTTGCCGGTTGGTCTCGACAAATTCTATGCGCAGGTGCGTTCGACGCCGCAGACGGCGCGGTTCTTCTCGTCCGAGGCGCATATCGCGCGGGCCAAGGGCGCCCAGACGGGTCATTGGGAAAACATCTCAAACGGCGACTTCAACGGCGACTATGCCCGGAAGGTCCATGCCATCGGTTCGATTCACGCCCGCATCGGCCTGGAGCCGCGCTGGTATATCGGCGGATACGCCCTGCTGATCGAGCATCTCATCCATGCCGCCGTTCACGAGCATTTCCCCAGGCGCGGCCTGTTTTCGAAAAAGACCATGACGGCCGATGGTTTCGCCAATGCGCTGGGCAGCCTCGCCAAGGCCGTACTGCTGGACATGGACCTCGCCATTTCCGTCTATATCGAGGAAGCTGAAAAGGCCAAGCAGCAGGCTCAGGCGGATGCGATTGCCGCCGAGCGGAAACTAGTCAGCGAGAGTTTCGGGCGGGCGGTCGCCGAACTTGCCAGCAAGAACCTCGCCGCCGAGATGGAGGACGACCTGCCGGAAGCCTATCACGCTTTGCGCGACGACCTGAACCACGCGGCGGCGGTGCTTCGCGAGGCGCTGTCGACGGTCGCGGTGAATACCGCGTCCATCGACGATGCCGCCGCCGAGATCCGCAGCGGCGCGGAAGACCTGTCGAAGCGCACCGAACAGCAGGCGGCCTCGCTGGAGGAGACGGCAGCGGCCCTGGAAGAGATCACCAGCACGGTCGCCTCGTCCGTCCGCAATGCGGAAGAGGCGGGCGAACTCGTGAAACGGACGAAGAGTACGGCCGAGCAATCCGAAGCCGTGGTGCGGCTCGCGGTTGCGGCCATGGGCGAAATCGAGCGCTCCTCCCGCGAGATCGGTAACATCATCGGCGTTATCGACGAGATAGCCTTCCAGACCAACCTGCTGGCGCTCAATGCCGGCGTCGAGGCCGCGCGCGCCGGCGAGGCGGGCCGGGGATTCGCCGTCGTGGCGCAGGAAGTGCGCGAACTGGCGCAGCGCTCGGCTACGGCCGCTAGGGAGATCAAGGTCCTGATCACCCGTTCGGGCGAACAGGTGACGTCCGGCGTTGCTCTCGTCAGCGAAACCGGTAGGGCGCTCGGCACGATCCTAGAGGAGGTCCAGCAGGTGGACCGCAACGTGCTGGCGATCGTCGAATCCTCGCGCGAGCAGTCCACCGGCCTCCAGGAAATCAATTCGGCGGTGACGCTCATGGACCAGAACACCCAGCGCAACGCCGCCATGGTCGAGGGCTCGACCATGGCAAGCCGCAACCTTGCCGCGCAGGTGGCGCATCTCAACGCGCTGCTGTCGCAGTTCAATCTTTGTCCGGCCGATGCTGCCGACAGTCGGTCGGCTGTCGTTCCGGCCGCAAGCCGGTTGCCGGTGCTCGGCGCAACCGGGCAGGTCCGCGACGGCGCCGGGGCAAGACCCCGTTTCGCCAAGGCGAGTTGA
- a CDS encoding transcriptional regulator, translating into MRMAQIFGENVRRIRLERGLTLEAMAAEVDLAYSYLGGIERGQKNPTLDVVERIAKVLDTDPLILLTRH; encoded by the coding sequence ATGCGCATGGCTCAGATATTCGGCGAAAACGTACGGAGGATTCGCTTGGAACGCGGGTTGACCCTGGAAGCCATGGCGGCCGAAGTAGACCTCGCCTACAGCTATCTGGGCGGCATCGAACGCGGCCAGAAGAACCCGACGCTGGACGTAGTCGAGCGGATTGCCAAGGTCCTGGACACCGATCCGCTCATCCTCCTCACGAGACATTGA